The following DNA comes from Gordonia zhaorongruii.
GGCGACATCGCGTTCGCCACGCTCATCGTGCTCGGCGGCGACTCCACGAACGCGGTCAATGTGACCGCCGATTTCCTCTCCGGAGTTCCGGTCGACTACCGGCCGTGAACGCCCGTCGAGAGGAACTGATGCGGTCCACCCCGCACACAGGAGAACTGAGACTCAGCGGCGGGGGACGACCATGCGCTCCCCGGTGTCCGGGTGGTCGAACACCATTACCGGGTGATCGTAGGTCCGCGACAGCAGGTCGGCGGTCATCACCTCGGGGACCTCGCCGCTGTCGAGGATCTCGCCGTCCTTCATGACGGCGACGCGGTCCGCGTAGGCGGCGGCGAGCGAGAGGTCGTGCACCACGAGCAGCACGGTGGCACCGGCGCGGGCGCGGGCCCGCAGGATGGACATGACCTGCTCGCTGTGGGCGATGTCCAGGGCCGCGGTCGGCTCGTCGAGGAGGAGGACCGGAGTGTCCTGGGCCAGCGCGCGTCCGAGTGAGACTCGCGCCTGCTGTCCGCCGGAGAGATGGGAGAACGGCCGGTCGACCAGGTCCTGCAGTTCGCAGAGCGCGATGGCCTCCTCGACGATCTCGGCGGAACGCGCCGCCTCGGGTGTCCGCGTCCACGGAAACCGGCCCATCTCGACGACCTCGCGGACGGTGAACGGCGTATCGACCCGGTTGGTCTGCGTGACCAGGGCACGTCGGCGTGCCAGTTCGTGGGACCCGATGCGGCGGACGTCGTCGTCGCCGATGTGCACCCGGCCATCGGCGGGAGCGCGCAGTCCGGCGATCACGGAGAGCAGCGTCGATTTGCCGCAGCCGTTCGGGCCGACGAGCGCCAGCAGCTGCCCCGGGGCAGCGTCGAGGTCGACGCCGGACACCACCGTCCGGCCACCGCGGTCGACGCTGATCGCGCGTGCGCGCACGGCGGCGGTCACCAGCCGGCCCCCGCGTTCCGGCGACGCAGGAGAAGGAAGAACGCCGGGCCGCCGATCAGCGACGTCAGCATGCCGAGCGGGAGTTCGCCGTCGGTCATCGTGCGGGCGGC
Coding sequences within:
- a CDS encoding heme ABC transporter ATP-binding protein codes for the protein MTAAVRARAISVDRGGRTVVSGVDLDAAPGQLLALVGPNGCGKSTLLSVIAGLRAPADGRVHIGDDDVRRIGSHELARRRALVTQTNRVDTPFTVREVVEMGRFPWTRTPEAARSAEIVEEAIALCELQDLVDRPFSHLSGGQQARVSLGRALAQDTPVLLLDEPTAALDIAHSEQVMSILRARARAGATVLLVVHDLSLAAAYADRVAVMKDGEILDSGEVPEVMTADLLSRTYDHPVMVFDHPDTGERMVVPRR